A stretch of the Melanotaenia boesemani isolate fMelBoe1 chromosome 24, fMelBoe1.pri, whole genome shotgun sequence genome encodes the following:
- the LOC121635615 gene encoding dynein light chain Tctex-type 3-like, with the protein MTGMEEYQNGNEGSFSSEEADSIVKECIESVVGADDYSQNQVNKWTAGIVERCLTQLVKLGKPYKFIVTCAVMQKTGAGLHTANSCYWDTTTDGSCTVRWENRTMNCVVSVFAVAIA; encoded by the exons ATGACCGGGATGGAGGAGTACCAGAACGGTAATGAG GGTTCCTTCAGCTCGGAAGAAGCGGACAGCATCGTTAAAGAG TGCATCGAGAGCGTGGTGGGTGCTGATGACTACAGCCAGAACCAGGTGAACAAGTGGACCGCCGGCATCGTGGAGCGCTGCCTCACCCAGCTGGTCAAGCTAGGGAAGCCTTACAAGTtcattg TAACATGTGCTGTGATGCAGAAAACAGGTGCCGGACTTCACACTGCTAACTCCTGCTACTGGGACACCACCACGGATG GAAGCTGCACCGTCAGGTGGGAGAACCGCACCATGAACTGTGTGGTCAGCGTGTTCGCTGTGGCCATCGCATAG
- the LOC121635553 gene encoding cytochrome b-245 heavy chain has protein sequence MGNFVANEGLSIFVILVWLGINAFLFAHFYMAFLVKRWYYTRVLLGHALPWARAPAACLNFNCMLILLPVCRNLLSILRGSVQYCSRTAARQLDRNLTFHKLVAYMIAFHTAVHIVAHLFNFEFFMDAQLNRNSSFLPFILSEIGNGDNASFLNPIRSNETNPTIVMFTTIAGLTGVVITLALILIITSSMEVIRRSYFEVFWYTHHLFVIFFIGLVFHGYGRIVRGQTVGSLMTNEPDDCASHFEDWGNNGSTCAVPIFAGNPPMTWKWVVAPMFLYLCERLVRIYRSHQKVVITKVVMHPSKTLELQMKKKGFKMEVGQYVFIQCPSVSRLEWHPFTLTSAPEEDFFTAHIRIVGDWTEALYEACGGDKSEPQEAWKLPKVAIDGPFGTASEDVFRYEVVMLVGAGIGVTPFASILKSVWYKHIQKNQEVFTKKIYFYWLCPETEAFEWFADLLQSLERQMTEKDMPNFLSYNIYLTRWKETEAAHFRVHHEAENDPITGLKQKTLYGKPNWDNEFTNIASQHPGTKVGVFLCGPPQLGKSLENQCISHSAAGVKFIFNKENF, from the exons ATGGGGAACTTTGTTGCCAACGAGGGACTCTCCATCTTTGTTATT CTGGTGTGGCTGGGCATCAACGCCTTCCTGTTTGCCCACTTCTACATGGCCTTCCTGGTGAAGCGCTGGTATTACACCAGAGTCCTGCTTGGG CATGCCCTGCCCTGGGCCAGAGCTCCTGCTGCCTGCCTCAACTTCAACTGTATGCTCATCCTGTTGCCGGTCTGCCGCAACCTGCTGTCCATCCTCCGAGGCTCCGTCCAG TACTGCAGCCGGACAGCAGCTCGGCAACTAGATCGAAACCTgactttccacaaactagtagCCTACATGATCGCCTTCCACACAG CCGTGCACATTGTTGCACACTTGTTCAACTTTGAGTTTTTCATGGATGCACAACTGAATCGGAACAGCAGCTTCCTGCCCTTCATCCTGTCGGAAATCGGCAACGGGGACAACGCCTCCTTCCTCAACCCCATAAGGTCCAACGAGACG AATCCCACCATCGTCATGTTCACCACCATCGCCGGGCTGACGGGCGTCGTCATCACGCTGgccctcatcctcatcatcacctcgtCCATGGAGGTCATCCGCAGATCGTACTTCGAGGTCTTCTGGTACACTCACCATCTCTTTGTCATCTTCTTCATCGGCCTGGTGTTTCACGGCTACGG ACGCATCGTGCGAGGACAGACGGTTGGCAGCCTGATGACGAACGAGCCCGACGACTGTGCCAGCCACTTTGAGGACTGGGGGAATAATGGCTCCACCTGTGCCGTGCCGATTTTTGCTGGAAACCCACCGATG ACGTGGAAGTGGGTGGTGGCTCCCATGTTCCTCTATCTGTGTGAGAGGCTTGTTCGTATCTATCGCTCTCATCAGAAAGTGGTCATCACCAAG GTGGTGATGCACCCTTCCaagactctggagctgcagatgaagaagaaaggcTTCAAGATGGAGGTGGGACAGTACGTCTTCATCCAGTGTCCGTCTGTGTCCAGGCTGGAATGGCACCCCTTCACCCTGACCTCGGCCCCTGAGGAAGACTTCTTCACCGCCCACATTCGCATCGTCGGGGACTGGACTGAGGCACTGTACGAGGCCTGTGGAGGAGACAAATCCGAGCCTCAGGAGGCCTGGAAACTGCCCAA GGTGGCCATAGACGGCCCGTTCGGAACCGCCAGCGAGGACGTGTTTCGGTATGAAGTGGTCATGCTGGTCGGTGCGGGAATTGGGGTGACTCCTTTTGCCTCCATCCTGAAATCTGTTTGGTACAAACACATCCAGAAGAACCAGGAGGTGTTTACCAAGAAG ATCTACTTCTACTGGCTGTGTCCTGAGACTGAAGCCTTTGAGTGGTTTGCAGACCTGCTGCAGTCTCTGGAGCGTCAGATGACGGAGAAGGACATGCCAAACTTCCTCAGCTACAACATCTACCTCACCCGCTGGAAGGAGACCGAG GCGGCTCATTTCCGCGTCCACCACGAAGCAGAAAACGATCCAATCACCGGCCTCAAACAGAAGACTCTTTATGGGAAACCAAACTGGGACAACGAGTTCACCAACATAGCGTCGCAGCACCCCGG gaCCAAAGTGGGAGTGTTCCTGTGTGGACCTCCTCAGCTGGGAAAATCTCTGGAGAACCAGTGCATCTCCCACTCCGCAGCCGGCGTCAAGTTCATCTTCAACAAGGAAAACTTCTAG